In Pseudomonadales bacterium, a single window of DNA contains:
- a CDS encoding Lrp/AsnC family transcriptional regulator: protein MHTGHKLDRIDIKILAHLQTDGRMSNVKLAEAVALSPSPCLQRVKRLEKLGFIKRYAAEIDINLIGETIHIFTQMTLSEHRLTDHQHFERQITKIPQIMECHLISGGGFDYWLKFVCRSIQEYQRVIQDMLNADLKIIKYHSFVIMRSVIQRRDYPVKELWRQ from the coding sequence ATGCATACCGGACATAAATTAGATCGTATCGATATCAAAATTCTCGCCCACCTACAAACCGATGGGCGCATGAGTAATGTCAAGTTAGCCGAGGCGGTCGCGCTATCGCCGAGCCCTTGTCTACAAAGGGTTAAGCGCCTCGAAAAGCTTGGTTTCATTAAGCGTTATGCCGCTGAAATAGATATTAATTTGATCGGTGAAACCATCCATATTTTTACTCAGATGACGCTTTCCGAGCACCGACTCACCGATCACCAGCATTTCGAGCGGCAGATCACTAAGATACCGCAGATTATGGAGTGTCATTTAATCAGTGGCGGCGGTTTCGACTATTGGCTGAAGTTTGTCTGCCGCAGTATTCAGGAGTATCAGCGAGTGATTCAGGATATGCTTAATGCTGATCTGAAAATAATTAAGTATCACAGCTTTGTTATTATGCGCTCAGTGATTCAACGACGTGATTATCCGGTTAAGGAATTGTGGCGACAGTGA
- the gabT gene encoding 4-aminobutyrate--2-oxoglutarate transaminase, whose translation MTTNAKWQQRKELAIARGQGNASPIYVQRAENAEIWDVEGNRYIDFGAGIAVVNTGHSHPKVKAAVQAQLENFSHTCVMVTPYDSAVMLAEKLNALAPGNTPKKSIFVTTGAEAVENCIKIARAHTGRRGVIAFSGGFHGRTNMTMGLTGKVTPYKNLFGPFPGEIYHAPFPIKYHGVSVAESLKALNNLFKVDIEPRDVAAIIIEPVQGEGGFYIAPKEFMQALRKLCDDHGIVLICDEIQTGFGRTGKFFCSEYSAIEADLMTSAKGIAGGFPLAAVVGKAAIMDAPLPGGLGGTYGGSPIGCAAALAVLEVIEEEGLVERANKIGELFIERLKQLKQQFPQQVGEVRNLGAMIAMELVQDGDAEQPNPDLTKAMVSAAAKKGLILLSCGVRGNVIRFLPALTIPEQLITEGMDIVADCLSELTR comes from the coding sequence ATGACCACCAATGCGAAATGGCAACAACGTAAAGAACTAGCGATAGCACGCGGCCAGGGCAACGCCTCACCGATCTATGTACAGCGAGCAGAAAATGCAGAAATTTGGGATGTAGAGGGCAATCGCTACATTGATTTTGGCGCGGGTATCGCTGTGGTTAACACTGGCCACTCCCATCCCAAGGTAAAGGCCGCCGTGCAAGCGCAGCTGGAAAACTTCAGTCACACTTGCGTGATGGTCACGCCCTATGATTCCGCTGTGATGCTTGCCGAAAAATTAAACGCCCTAGCGCCAGGTAATACGCCAAAAAAATCCATTTTCGTCACTACCGGTGCGGAAGCGGTGGAAAACTGCATCAAGATTGCTCGCGCCCATACTGGCCGTCGTGGCGTCATTGCCTTTTCCGGCGGCTTTCACGGACGCACCAATATGACCATGGGGCTAACAGGCAAGGTAACGCCCTACAAAAACCTGTTCGGCCCCTTCCCCGGCGAAATTTATCACGCCCCCTTTCCAATTAAATATCATGGCGTCAGCGTTGCTGAATCCTTGAAAGCCCTAAACAATCTGTTCAAGGTCGACATAGAACCGCGTGATGTTGCCGCTATCATCATTGAACCCGTGCAGGGGGAAGGCGGATTCTATATCGCCCCGAAAGAGTTCATGCAGGCACTGCGTAAACTCTGCGACGATCACGGCATCGTCCTGATCTGCGACGAAATCCAAACCGGTTTCGGCCGCACCGGCAAGTTTTTCTGCTCGGAATATTCCGCTATCGAAGCGGATTTAATGACTTCGGCAAAAGGTATCGCCGGCGGGTTTCCGCTGGCGGCGGTAGTGGGTAAAGCAGCAATTATGGATGCGCCGCTGCCCGGCGGGTTGGGCGGCACCTATGGCGGATCGCCAATAGGTTGTGCGGCAGCACTGGCCGTACTCGAGGTTATTGAAGAGGAAGGCTTGGTGGAGCGCGCCAACAAAATCGGCGAGCTTTTTATCGAACGTCTCAAGCAATTAAAGCAACAATTTCCCCAGCAGGTCGGCGAAGTACGTAACCTCGGCGCAATGATTGCCATGGAGCTAGTGCAGGATGGCGATGCCGAACAACCTAATCCCGATCTCACCAAAGCAATGGTCAGTGCGGCAGCGAAAAAAGGATTAATCCTTTTGTCCTGTGGTGTTCGCGGCAATGTCATTCGCTTTTTACCGGCACTGACCATCCCCGAGCAACTGATTACTGAGGGTATGGATATTGTGGCTGACTGTTTATCGGAACTCACCCGATAA
- the hemW gene encoding radical SAM family heme chaperone HemW: MPPTFKQLPPLSLYIHIPWCIKKCPYCDFNSHAITGDLPEQAYIAALLADLDREIKYVQGRPLESIFFGGGTPSLLSVTGIDTILRGVAQRINFSDRIEITLEANPGTFERDKFAGFRQAGINRLSVGVQSFNPTHLKQLGRIHSAEEAIQAIVQAKESGFDNINIDLMHGLPRQSTAQALEDLQAAIVQNPAHISWYQLTIEPNTEFYSNPPRLPDDDQLHHIEQQGLQLLAQHDYQQYEISAYSKAGRESLHNLNYWRFGDYLGIGAGAHGKITLLDEQLIIRTRKSRQPKDYLNVATRLAIPPKTIPPISIPGEFMMNALRLNQGFAPELFEQNSGLPLSSILPLLNQAQQDGLLEVNDKIITTRQGRLFLNNLLERFI; encoded by the coding sequence ATGCCGCCAACGTTTAAACAGTTACCGCCCTTAAGCCTTTACATACATATCCCCTGGTGTATCAAAAAATGTCCCTACTGCGACTTTAATTCGCACGCAATCACCGGCGATTTACCTGAACAAGCCTATATCGCCGCCTTACTTGCAGACCTTGATCGGGAGATCAAATATGTACAAGGCCGGCCACTAGAATCGATTTTCTTTGGCGGCGGCACGCCCAGCCTGCTTTCGGTGACTGGCATAGATACGATATTACGCGGCGTGGCTCAACGGATTAATTTTTCCGACCGTATTGAAATCACCCTGGAAGCCAACCCTGGCACTTTTGAACGGGATAAATTTGCTGGGTTTCGACAAGCCGGTATTAATCGCCTATCAGTAGGGGTGCAAAGTTTCAACCCAACCCACCTGAAGCAGCTAGGCAGAATTCATAGCGCCGAAGAAGCGATTCAGGCCATTGTCCAAGCCAAGGAAAGTGGCTTTGACAACATTAATATCGACCTGATGCATGGCCTTCCTAGACAAAGCACCGCACAAGCATTGGAAGATTTACAGGCCGCAATCGTACAAAACCCAGCACATATTTCCTGGTATCAGCTGACCATTGAACCCAACACCGAGTTTTACAGCAACCCACCAAGGTTACCGGACGATGATCAGCTTCACCACATCGAACAGCAAGGTCTTCAGCTTTTAGCACAGCATGATTATCAACAATATGAAATATCAGCCTATAGCAAGGCAGGCAGGGAATCACTGCATAATTTAAACTATTGGCGGTTTGGCGATTATCTTGGCATTGGTGCCGGAGCACATGGCAAAATAACCCTACTAGATGAACAACTCATTATCCGCACGCGTAAATCGCGTCAACCCAAAGATTACCTTAACGTGGCAACTCGCCTGGCAATACCACCAAAAACTATCCCGCCTATCTCAATTCCAGGTGAATTTATGATGAATGCGCTGAGGTTAAACCAAGGCTTTGCTCCTGAGCTGTTTGAGCAAAATAGTGGTTTACCTCTGAGCAGCATTTTGCCGCTTCTTAACCAAGCTCAACAAGACGGTTTGCTAGAAGTTAATGACAAAATAATAACCACCAGACAAGGCCGCCTATTTTTGAACAACCTCTTGGAACGATTTATTTAA
- a CDS encoding YggT family protein: MDSLVGAAIFLIKTLFSLYLLAILLRFLLQIARADFYNPLSQAIVKITDPALRPLRRIIPGIGGIDLSSLTLALIVQVAAICLVFLLLGQSVPNFLLVLSWAFVGLAATILNIYFFALIIVIVLSWVAPQSYSPGAALVQQLTDPIMRPARNLIPPIGGLDLSPIFIFIAIKLIEHLVIDQLALVLGIPRQLILGL, translated from the coding sequence GTGGATTCACTTGTCGGCGCAGCCATTTTTCTTATCAAAACACTATTTAGTCTTTACCTCTTAGCCATTTTGTTACGCTTTTTACTGCAAATTGCGCGTGCGGATTTTTATAATCCGTTGTCTCAAGCCATTGTCAAGATCACCGACCCAGCACTGCGGCCTTTACGTCGAATAATCCCAGGTATTGGCGGAATTGATCTGTCCTCGCTAACCCTTGCGCTAATCGTCCAAGTCGCGGCAATTTGCCTAGTGTTTTTACTGCTTGGTCAAAGCGTACCTAATTTTTTATTAGTACTGTCCTGGGCCTTTGTTGGCCTTGCTGCCACCATTTTGAATATCTACTTCTTTGCGCTGATTATCGTCATCGTTTTAAGCTGGGTTGCGCCGCAGAGCTACAGCCCCGGCGCAGCACTAGTACAACAACTTACTGATCCGATCATGCGCCCCGCGCGCAATCTTATACCGCCAATCGGTGGTTTGGATCTATCGCCCATTTTCATCTTCATTGCCATTAAACTGATCGAACATCTGGTTATTGATCAACTTGCTCTCGTCTTAGGTATTCCGCGACAGCTCATTCTCGGCCTATGA
- a CDS encoding AEC family transporter, giving the protein MMADIFAIIAPIIVCASIGYTWARSQLHYDAEFVTRMVMNFGMPALVLSSMNKVDPDLGTLVQIFWVSLFILLSMLIIGYPLIRFFRHQVAVYLPPLLFPNNAFMGFPLCFFAFGDEGLALAIGFYLVTLIVNFSFGIMLVSQTSEGLLVRLKDLVLQPVVWSALLALPMVIYDWPLPRWLANSTELLGAMSVPLMLITLGVSLASLKTGVWQRNFWYSLLRVLGGFGIGLAAVHLFNLTGTLRGVTLIQAAMPAAIFNYLLALRYQRSPSEVASLIVISTLLSFILSPVLISFALER; this is encoded by the coding sequence ATGATGGCAGATATTTTCGCCATTATCGCCCCGATCATCGTTTGCGCGAGTATCGGCTACACCTGGGCGCGGTCGCAGCTGCATTACGATGCTGAATTCGTTACCCGTATGGTGATGAACTTCGGTATGCCCGCGCTGGTGCTTTCCAGCATGAACAAAGTCGATCCCGATCTTGGCACACTGGTGCAGATTTTTTGGGTTTCGTTGTTTATCCTGCTGAGTATGTTGATTATCGGCTATCCGCTGATTCGTTTTTTTCGCCACCAAGTGGCCGTTTATCTGCCGCCATTGCTGTTTCCCAATAATGCCTTCATGGGTTTTCCACTGTGTTTCTTTGCCTTTGGTGACGAAGGCTTAGCGCTGGCGATTGGTTTTTATCTGGTGACGCTAATTGTCAATTTTAGTTTTGGCATTATGCTGGTAAGCCAGACCAGTGAAGGGTTATTGGTGCGTCTAAAAGACTTGGTGTTACAGCCTGTGGTGTGGTCGGCGCTACTGGCTTTACCTATGGTGATTTATGATTGGCCATTGCCCAGGTGGTTAGCAAATTCGACAGAACTCTTGGGCGCAATGAGCGTGCCACTGATGCTGATCACGCTTGGCGTATCGCTGGCGAGCTTGAAAACCGGTGTCTGGCAGCGCAATTTTTGGTACAGCCTGCTGCGTGTCTTAGGTGGTTTTGGTATTGGCTTAGCGGCGGTACATCTTTTTAATCTAACCGGAACACTGCGCGGGGTGACTCTGATCCAGGCGGCCATGCCAGCCGCCATTTTCAACTACTTGCTGGCGCTGCGTTACCAGCGCAGTCCCAGCGAAGTTGCCAGTCTGATCGTTATATCTACGTTACTCAGCTTTATCCTCTCGCCAGTGCTGATTTCTTTCGCACTAGAGCGCTGA
- a CDS encoding NAD-dependent succinate-semialdehyde dehydrogenase, translated as MTIPLKNPSLLRHQAYINGIWVDSDNGENFTVTNPANGAVLGSVARCGANETKKAIAAAETALPQWRNKTAKERALLLRNWFNLVMANQDDLAQILTAEQGKPLAEARGEIVYGASYIEWFAEEGKRIYGDTIPHPANDKRLICIKQPVGVVACITPWNFPNAMLARKIAPALAAGCTVVCKPANETPLSALALAELAEQAGIPAGVINIVAGITKEIGHELTQSPVVRKLTFTGSTQVGKLLIQQCANTVKKTSMELGGNAPFIVFDDADLDAAVQGAIVSKYRNAGQTCVCANRILVQDSIYDAFAAKFGEAVAQLTMGEGNQDGVTIGPLVNEGAADGVDALVQDALSKGATAVTGGKRGSQGACFYEPTILTNVSPDMRVFREEIFGPVAPLFKFSTEAEAIQMANDTEFGLACYFYARDIGRIWRVGEALEYGIVGINEGIISNEMAPFGGVKESGNGREGSKYGLDDYLEIKYMCLGGIDK; from the coding sequence ATGACGATACCACTAAAAAACCCCTCATTATTACGCCACCAGGCCTATATCAATGGTATCTGGGTGGACAGTGATAACGGTGAAAACTTTACTGTGACAAATCCCGCCAATGGCGCGGTGTTAGGGTCGGTGGCGCGCTGCGGTGCTAATGAGACCAAAAAAGCTATCGCGGCAGCAGAAACCGCATTACCACAATGGCGTAACAAAACCGCCAAAGAACGCGCACTGTTACTCCGCAACTGGTTTAACCTGGTCATGGCAAATCAGGACGATCTGGCACAAATCCTCACTGCCGAACAAGGCAAACCCTTGGCTGAAGCACGTGGCGAGATCGTCTATGGCGCGAGCTATATTGAATGGTTTGCCGAGGAAGGCAAGCGTATCTATGGCGACACCATTCCTCATCCCGCCAATGACAAGCGCTTGATCTGTATTAAACAGCCAGTCGGCGTAGTGGCTTGCATCACACCTTGGAATTTTCCCAACGCCATGCTCGCTCGCAAGATCGCCCCGGCTTTGGCGGCGGGATGCACTGTTGTATGCAAACCGGCCAATGAAACACCTTTATCGGCACTGGCATTAGCAGAACTGGCAGAGCAAGCGGGTATTCCTGCGGGTGTTATTAACATAGTAGCCGGGATTACCAAGGAAATCGGCCATGAACTCACGCAAAGCCCAGTAGTACGTAAACTGACTTTTACCGGCTCCACTCAAGTCGGTAAATTGCTCATTCAGCAATGCGCCAACACAGTCAAGAAAACCTCTATGGAGCTGGGCGGCAACGCACCCTTCATCGTATTTGATGACGCCGATCTCGACGCCGCCGTGCAGGGAGCCATCGTCAGCAAATACCGTAACGCCGGACAAACCTGCGTTTGTGCCAACCGCATTCTAGTGCAAGATTCAATCTATGATGCCTTTGCCGCCAAATTTGGTGAAGCCGTGGCTCAGTTAACCATGGGCGAAGGCAATCAGGACGGCGTCACTATCGGCCCGCTAGTGAACGAAGGCGCCGCTGACGGCGTCGATGCCTTGGTACAGGACGCGCTGAGTAAAGGCGCAACAGCCGTGACCGGCGGTAAGCGCGGCAGCCAAGGCGCTTGCTTTTATGAGCCGACCATTCTCACCAATGTATCGCCAGACATGCGTGTATTTCGTGAAGAAATTTTTGGCCCCGTGGCGCCGCTGTTTAAATTCAGCACAGAGGCGGAAGCGATCCAAATGGCCAACGATACCGAATTCGGTCTCGCCTGTTATTTTTACGCGCGCGATATCGGCCGCATCTGGCGCGTTGGCGAAGCCCTGGAATACGGCATTGTCGGTATTAACGAAGGCATTATCTCCAATGAAATGGCACCCTTCGGCGGCGTCAAGGAATCCGGCAACGGTCGTGAAGGCTCTAAGTACGGCCTGGACGATTATTTAGAAATCAAATACATGTGCTTGGGCGGCATCGATAAATAA
- a CDS encoding UbiX family flavin prenyltransferase, translating into MASNKKQRLIVGISGASGVIYGIRLLQALQETPIESHLVVSRAVGITLGYESDMNLNDVKALADVNYATNDIGAAISSGSYRTLGMIVAPCSVKTMSEIAAGTTTNLLTRAADVVLKEHRRLVLMVRETPLHLGHLRTMTQLAEMGAIIQPPVPAFYANPKNLEEMVNHTIGRTLDLFDIDTELVNRWQEDPTEK; encoded by the coding sequence ATGGCGAGTAACAAAAAACAGCGCCTAATTGTCGGAATTAGCGGTGCGTCAGGCGTTATTTATGGCATTCGTCTATTGCAGGCACTTCAAGAAACTCCCATCGAAAGCCATCTGGTGGTGTCACGCGCTGTTGGCATTACCTTGGGTTACGAAAGTGACATGAATCTGAACGATGTCAAGGCGCTGGCGGATGTCAACTATGCCACCAATGATATTGGCGCGGCTATTTCAAGCGGTTCTTATCGCACGTTGGGGATGATCGTTGCGCCCTGCTCGGTGAAAACTATGTCAGAAATTGCTGCGGGAACGACGACAAATTTACTAACCCGTGCTGCGGATGTGGTGCTTAAGGAGCATCGGCGCCTAGTGTTAATGGTGCGCGAGACGCCTCTGCATTTGGGCCATTTGAGGACGATGACGCAGTTGGCTGAAATGGGCGCTATCATTCAGCCGCCGGTACCGGCTTTTTACGCGAATCCAAAAAATCTGGAAGAAATGGTTAACCACACTATCGGGCGAACTTTGGATCTGTTTGATATCGATACGGAACTAGTCAATAGGTGGCAGGAAGACCCGACCGAGAAGTAA
- the rdgB gene encoding RdgB/HAM1 family non-canonical purine NTP pyrophosphatase: protein MKIVLASSNLGKLKEIQQVLAPLNLTLIPQSEFVQEEVEETGLTFIENAIIKARHAAKMSGLPALADDSGLAVDALNGAPGIYSSRYSGLEANDTKNNEKLLRELEKVPGAPRTAQFHCALVYMRHAQDPSPLIAQGVWKGEILQQPRGANGFGYDPLFFCPKLKLTSAELLPETKNKVSHRAKALALLVTQLQNAANV from the coding sequence ATGAAGATTGTGCTGGCCAGCTCTAACCTGGGCAAACTTAAAGAAATTCAGCAAGTATTGGCACCGTTAAACTTGACACTTATCCCTCAGTCAGAATTTGTGCAGGAAGAGGTAGAGGAAACCGGTCTAACCTTTATTGAAAATGCCATTATCAAAGCCCGCCATGCGGCTAAGATGTCAGGGTTACCCGCCCTCGCTGACGATTCAGGCCTTGCCGTGGACGCACTAAATGGTGCGCCTGGAATATACTCTTCACGCTACTCAGGACTCGAGGCCAACGATACAAAGAATAACGAAAAACTATTGCGCGAATTAGAAAAAGTACCCGGCGCCCCAAGAACCGCACAATTTCATTGTGCTTTGGTCTATATGCGTCATGCGCAAGACCCTTCGCCACTGATTGCGCAGGGCGTTTGGAAAGGCGAGATTCTTCAGCAACCGCGGGGCGCCAACGGCTTTGGTTACGACCCTTTATTCTTCTGTCCTAAATTGAAACTAACCTCTGCCGAACTACTCCCAGAAACTAAAAATAAAGTCAGCCATAGAGCGAAGGCTCTCGCTCTGCTAGTTACGCAGTTGCAAAATGCCGCCAACGTTTAA
- a CDS encoding homoserine O-acetyltransferase, with protein sequence MPKNFPANSVGLVKPQMMQFNEALTLACGRELTNYQLAYETYGELNADRSNAVLICHALSSNHHAAGYHEGDEKPGWWDACIGPGKPIDTRRFFVVCANNIGGCHGSTGPSSINPATGKTWGPNFPPLRARDWVHAQARLGDNLDISQWAAIVGGSLGGMQAMRWSLEYPDKLRHCVVIASAMKLSAQNIAFNEIARNAIRSDPDFHAGNYAEHNTIPKRGLTLARMIGHVTYLSDDLMGKKFGRELRSGDFQQGSYNAVEFEVESYLHYQGDKFSEVFDANTYILITRILDYFDLAREYEDDPVKAFSQALCKFLVVSFTTDWRFAPERSREITDALIAAGKDVCYAEVDAPQGHDAFLLPIDRYLSLLGAYMQRVADEVSA encoded by the coding sequence ATGCCAAAAAACTTTCCCGCCAATTCTGTGGGTCTCGTCAAACCACAAATGATGCAGTTCAACGAAGCACTGACGCTGGCGTGTGGCCGCGAGTTAACTAACTACCAACTGGCCTACGAAACTTATGGCGAACTCAATGCAGATCGTTCTAATGCGGTATTGATATGCCATGCCCTCAGCAGTAACCATCACGCCGCAGGTTATCATGAAGGTGATGAAAAACCCGGCTGGTGGGATGCCTGTATCGGCCCCGGAAAACCCATCGATACGCGTCGTTTTTTCGTGGTTTGCGCCAACAATATTGGCGGCTGTCATGGTAGCACTGGTCCAAGCAGCATCAACCCGGCGACCGGCAAAACCTGGGGGCCGAATTTTCCACCCTTGCGTGCACGCGATTGGGTGCACGCGCAGGCAAGGCTCGGTGACAACTTAGATATCAGTCAATGGGCCGCCATCGTTGGCGGTAGTTTAGGCGGTATGCAGGCGATGCGCTGGTCATTGGAATACCCTGACAAGCTAAGACACTGTGTGGTGATCGCCTCAGCGATGAAACTTTCGGCCCAGAATATTGCCTTCAACGAAATTGCCCGTAACGCCATTCGTTCTGACCCGGACTTTCATGCGGGCAACTATGCCGAGCACAATACTATCCCCAAACGCGGTCTAACACTCGCGCGCATGATTGGCCATGTGACCTATCTATCAGATGATTTGATGGGGAAAAAATTTGGCCGCGAATTACGGAGTGGTGATTTTCAGCAGGGCAGCTACAATGCTGTCGAATTTGAGGTGGAAAGCTATCTGCATTATCAAGGGGATAAGTTTTCCGAAGTATTCGATGCCAATACTTATATTCTGATTACCCGCATTCTCGATTATTTTGACTTGGCACGGGAATACGAAGACGATCCCGTCAAGGCTTTCAGCCAAGCACTTTGTAAATTCCTAGTGGTTTCTTTCACCACGGATTGGCGCTTTGCGCCGGAGCGATCACGCGAGATTACCGACGCGTTGATCGCAGCTGGCAAAGATGTTTGCTATGCGGAAGTCGACGCCCCTCAGGGCCATGACGCCTTCTTGTTGCCCATTGATCGTTACCTCTCTCTACTCGGCGCCTATATGCAACGCGTTGCCGACGAGGTATCCGCATGA
- a CDS encoding CoA transferase, with amino-acid sequence MTNTSKPLVGIRVIELGQLLAGPFTGCMLGYFGAEVIKIEPPKGGDPIRGWRVLRDNTSLWWRSLARNKKCVTLDLNSERGSALAKQLINTADVVIENFRPGVMEKWGLGPEQFEQSNPGLIYTRISGYGQTGPYANKAGFASVCEGISGFRYVNGFPGEPPVRPNLSIGDTIAGLHAALGICLAIIARDKDGKHQGQVVDVALYESMFNLMEAVIPEYDGAGIIRQPSGTTVTGIVPTNTYRCQDGKYVVIGGNGDSIFQRLMVAAGFPELATDVRFATNADRVANEAELDELLENWCSQHNAQQILDALEQNRVPGGPIYSVADMFEDPHFIERGLFEQVSINGEPLKIPAIMPRLTATPGGTKWPGPELGSHNQAVFGEILGLSAAELAEMKELGII; translated from the coding sequence ATGACAAACACTTCCAAACCACTTGTCGGTATTCGTGTCATCGAACTGGGCCAGCTTCTAGCTGGCCCTTTTACCGGCTGCATGCTTGGTTATTTCGGCGCTGAGGTCATTAAAATCGAGCCTCCAAAGGGTGGCGATCCCATTCGAGGCTGGCGTGTACTGCGAGATAATACCTCACTCTGGTGGCGCAGCTTGGCACGCAATAAAAAATGCGTCACTCTGGATCTCAACTCTGAGCGCGGCAGCGCATTAGCCAAACAATTGATCAACACCGCCGATGTAGTCATCGAAAATTTTCGCCCCGGCGTGATGGAAAAATGGGGTCTCGGCCCCGAACAATTTGAACAATCCAACCCAGGCTTGATTTATACTCGGATTTCCGGCTATGGCCAAACCGGGCCCTACGCGAATAAAGCGGGGTTTGCATCCGTCTGTGAAGGGATCAGCGGGTTTCGCTATGTTAACGGCTTCCCCGGCGAGCCACCGGTGCGCCCTAATTTAAGCATTGGTGACACGATCGCCGGACTGCATGCCGCGCTGGGAATTTGTCTGGCGATTATCGCACGCGACAAAGATGGCAAGCATCAGGGCCAAGTGGTAGACGTGGCACTTTACGAATCCATGTTTAACCTAATGGAGGCGGTGATTCCCGAATACGATGGCGCCGGTATAATCCGTCAACCCTCCGGTACCACCGTAACCGGCATAGTGCCAACCAACACGTATCGCTGCCAGGACGGTAAATACGTGGTTATCGGCGGCAATGGCGATTCTATTTTTCAACGCTTAATGGTTGCAGCAGGCTTTCCTGAATTAGCCACAGATGTACGATTTGCCACCAATGCGGATCGGGTCGCCAATGAAGCAGAGCTAGACGAACTGCTGGAAAACTGGTGCTCACAGCATAATGCCCAACAAATACTCGATGCACTAGAGCAAAACAGGGTACCCGGCGGACCGATTTATTCGGTAGCAGACATGTTCGAGGATCCGCACTTTATTGAGCGCGGTTTATTTGAACAGGTCAGCATCAATGGCGAACCTCTCAAGATTCCGGCGATTATGCCCAGGTTGACCGCAACACCCGGCGGCACCAAATGGCCGGGACCGGAATTAGGCAGCCACAATCAAGCGGTATTTGGTGAGATACTGGGCCTATCAGCGGCAGAACTGGCGGAAATGAAAGAGCTGGGTATCATCTAG
- a CDS encoding ferritin family protein yields the protein MDYSLNEFLALAIGMEEEAAERYLELADMMEAHDNQKVSKLFRDMNRYSCLHRDSIKERAGSIELPSLKSWQYRWTNLPSEVGGEEGFDYSITPYDALEYARENEVRAMQFYKTVAESSSDAEIKKMATEFAAEEEEHTQMLDDLLANTKRRH from the coding sequence ATGGACTACAGCCTGAATGAATTCCTTGCCCTCGCTATCGGCATGGAAGAAGAAGCCGCTGAAAGATATTTAGAATTAGCGGATATGATGGAAGCTCACGACAATCAAAAAGTTTCTAAATTATTCCGTGACATGAACCGCTATTCTTGTTTGCACCGTGATTCCATAAAAGAAAGAGCAGGTTCTATTGAACTACCAAGCCTCAAATCCTGGCAGTATCGTTGGACCAACCTTCCCTCTGAAGTGGGTGGTGAAGAAGGTTTTGATTACTCAATAACCCCTTACGATGCACTTGAATATGCACGCGAAAATGAAGTCCGCGCGATGCAGTTCTATAAAACTGTCGCAGAGTCCTCTAGCGACGCCGAGATTAAAAAAATGGCGACTGAATTTGCGGCTGAAGAAGAAGAACATACGCAAATGCTGGATGATTTGTTGGCCAACACGAAAAGACGCCATTGA
- the metW gene encoding methionine biosynthesis protein MetW encodes MSNRLRNDLSIIQNWVSPESRVLDLGCGDGALLKLLMENKKVLGYGLEIDAEQITECIRKGVNVIEQDLNSGLSNFKNNSFDTVIMTQALQAMHRPDLVLDEMLRVGKECIVTFPNFANWHARLYLALRGRMPVTKQLAYQWYDTPNIHFCTVKDFEVLCDEKNICILDRQVVAQRFPDRLLKDLAPNSFAETAIYHLSKNH; translated from the coding sequence ATGAGTAACAGGCTACGCAATGATTTAAGTATTATTCAAAACTGGGTATCGCCGGAAAGCCGAGTATTAGACCTTGGCTGTGGCGATGGCGCCTTGCTAAAGCTTTTGATGGAAAACAAAAAGGTTCTAGGTTACGGACTCGAAATCGATGCCGAGCAAATTACCGAATGTATTCGTAAGGGCGTCAATGTGATAGAGCAGGATCTCAACAGCGGCCTCAGCAATTTTAAAAATAATAGTTTTGATACCGTGATTATGACGCAAGCGTTGCAAGCAATGCATCGTCCGGACCTGGTGTTGGACGAGATGCTACGCGTCGGCAAAGAATGTATCGTTACTTTTCCGAATTTTGCCAACTGGCATGCTCGGCTCTATCTGGCGCTGCGCGGTCGTATGCCAGTGACCAAACAGCTTGCCTATCAGTGGTACGACACGCCTAATATTCACTTTTGTACGGTCAAGGATTTTGAGGTTCTGTGTGACGAAAAGAATATCTGCATCCTGGACAGACAGGTGGTTGCTCAGCGATTCCCTGACCGCTTGCTAAAAGACCTCGCCCCCAACAGCTTTGCGGAAACCGCAATCTATCACCTGAGTAAAAACCACTAA